The Streptomyces sp. NBC_00224 genome contains the following window.
GGCGCTGGCCGAGCGGGCGCCGGAGGTCCGCGTCAGCGGGATCGCGGCGGGCCTGCACGCGGTCCTGGAGCTGCCTCCGGGCACCGAGCGCGCGGTGATCCAGGCCGCGGCCTGGCAGGGCCTGGCCCTCCAGGGCCTCTCCGCCTTCCGCCACCCCCGCACACCGGCGGCCCGGGACGCGCTGGTGGTGGGGTATGCGGCGCCGGCGGACAGTGGGTGGGCGGGGGCGCTGGATGCGCTGTGCAGGGTGTTGCCGTAGGCCTTCGGGGGCGGCGATTCGGCTGCGGGTTCGGTGGGGCTGGTCGCGCAGTTCCCCGCGCCCCTTAGGTAACTCCGGCTGCTCCGCCGTGCGAGGGGCCCGGGCACTTTCAGCCTCTCCGGCGTTTGAGGAGCGGGGTCCGGGGCGGAGCCCCGAAGCGGGGTGCAGGGGCCGCAGGCCCCGCAAAAGGGGGTCCGGGGGCGCAGCCCCCGGGAAACGAGCCTCCACCCCCCACCCACCCCCGGAGGGTTTAGGGAAGGGGCGGGGAGGGGCCACCTACACCGCCCCCTCCCCCGGCGCCTCCCCGAACCGCGCCAGCGCCAGCGCCCCCGTGACCGCCACCGCGAACCCCGTGATCGCCAACCACCCCAGCCCGGACCGCGTGTGGTCACCCAGCCACCTCACCCCCACCAGCGCGGGCCCGATCGTCTCGCCGAGCACCATCCCGGCCGTCGCCGTCGTCACCGAACCCCGCTGGAGCGCAGACGTCAGCAGCAAGAAGGCCGCGCCCCCGCCCAGCAGCAGCGCGTACAACGCCGGATTGGCGAGGTCGAAGGAGTCGATGAGCCGCACCGCGACCTCGACCACCCCGAACCCGCACCCCGCCCCGAGCCCGAGCACCAGCGCCCGCGCCCGTCCCGGCAGCCGCCCGGCGACCGCCCCGGCCAGCAGGATCGCGGCCGCGACGGCGAGCAGCGCCCAGGGCAGCGCGGCGGGCCCGTCCTCGTGGCCCTCCTTGCCGGAGGCGAGCCCCAGCATCGCGAGCCCGGCGCAGACGACCCCGACGGCCGCCCACTCCGTACCGGAGAGCCGTACCGCCAGCACCCGCGCCGCGACCACCGCCGTCACCGCGAGCGACGCGGCGAGCGCCGCCCCGACCGCGTAGATCGGGACCGCCCGCAGCGCCACGATCTGGAGGACGAACCCGAGGCCGTCGAGGCCGAGCCCGGCGACGTAGCGCCACTGACGCACGGCCCGGAGCAGCAGCGCGGGGTCGACCCCGGCGTCCCGGGTGGTTTCGCTTCCCGAAGCGGCCCGGGCCGCGACGGCCTGCAGAACGGTCGCGGTGCCGTAGCAGACCGCCGAACCCAGCGCGCAGATCATCCCAAAGAGCACAGACGGACTGTAATGGAAGGGAGTTCAGGGGGCGCGGGCGAGCGGATTCCGTTTCCTGGATGGCCGGGAACTAGGGTGTGGCCGGTTCACGTCCCAGACATACGTACGAGATCACGAGGGGGAGGCCCACACATGCGCAGATTCCGGTCCACAACGGTGGTGCTCGGCGGTATGGGGGTGCTCGCCGCCACGCTGACGGCGTGCTCCCACGAGCCGGACCGCCGCTGCGTCGACCCCGTCTCGCACAAGGAGCTCCCGAAGTACGAGTGCAAGAGCGGCGGCCACGGCTCGTACTACTACGGCGGCTACTCCCGCAACGGCGCGGTCTACGGCGGCTCTTTCAACAGGTCCGGCTCGGGTTCCTCCGGCTCCTCCGGCACCTCGGGTTCGTCCACCTCCTCCGGCTCCTCCGGCGGCGTCGACCGGGGCGGCTTCGGCGGCCACTCCGGCTCGGGCGGCGGCTGACCGATGCAGCGCCACCGCATCGACCCGCGCCCCGGCTGGCAGCAGACCGTCGAGGCCCAGGGCCTGATCTACCCACTGACCCGCTACCCGGACGACTCGCTGCGCCCGTACTGGGACGAGAGCGCGTACTACTCCTTCACGCTCCCCGAGGTCGAGGCGCTGGAGGAGGTCGTCGAGGAGCTGCACGGGATGTGCCTCGCGGCGGCCGCGCACATCGTCGAGCGGAACCGTTTCGCGGACCTCGGCATCACCGACCCGGCGCTCGCCGCCCGGGTGGCCGAGTCCTGGCACCGCCGCTCCGAACTCCCGTCCATATACGCCCGCTTCGACCTGCGGTACGACGGTACGGGCCCGGCCAAGATGCTGGAGTACAACGCCGACACCCCCACCTCGCTGGTCGAGGCGGCGAGCCCGCAGTGGTTCTGGATGGAGGAGCGCTTCCCCGGCGCCGACCAGTGGAACTCGCTCCACGAACGCCTGATCGCCGCCTGGAAGCGGCAGGCCCCGCTGCTCCCGCCGGGCCCGCTCCACTTCGCCCACTCGGACGACGACGAGCTCGGCGAGGACCTGATGACCGTCGCGTATCTGCGCGAGACGGCGGAGCAGGCGGGCATCGAGACGGCGGCCCTGTCGGTGGAACGGATCGGCTGGGACAGCCTGACCGGCCGCTTCGTCGACGACCGCCTCCGGTTCATCCGCAGCTGCTTCAAGCTCTACCCGTGGGAGTGGCTGACCACGGACCGGTTCGCCCCGCAGGTCCTGGAGACCCTGGACAACGGCGGCGGCACCGGCAGCACCTGCTGGATCGAGCCCGCCTGGAAGATGCTGCTCTCCAACAAGGCGCTGCTCGCGATCCTCTGGGAGCTGTTCCCCGGCCACCCGAACCTGCTCCCGGCGTATCTGGACGGCCCGCGCGAGCTGGCCCGCACCGCCGGATACGTCTCCAAGCCGCTGCTCGGCCGGGAGGGCGCCGGGGTCGAGATCCACGCCCCGGGCGCGCCGCCCGTCCTGCGCGACGAACCCGCCTGCTACCAGGCCCTCTCCCCGCTCCCGGACTTCGACGGGAACCGGGTCGTCCTCGGCGCCTGGGTCGTCGAGGACGAGGCGGCGGGCCTGGGCATCCGCGAGTCCTCGGGCCCGATCACGGACGAGTACGCGCGGTTCATCCCGCACGTGATCCGCTAGCGGGGGCGGGGCCCTGCGGCCCTGCGGCTTCTTACTCCGCGATGTAGTCGCGCAGCGGCGCGGGCCTCAGCCCCGCCGCGTCGGCCGCCGCCAGCGCCCGCGTCAGATCGGCCGCCACCGTGTCGTTGAAGTGCAGCAGCACGATGTCCCCGGCCTTCAACTCCGGCGTCGGCGGCGTCCACTGCCCCCAGGTCGTGAGGTCGTACGTCCAGGTCACCAGGGCCTTGGACCCGCAGGCCCGGGCCGTGGTCCGGGTGGTGTCGTCGTACGTTCCGTACGGCGGACGGGCCAGCCGGGGCCCGTCCCCGAACTGCTTGAGGTGCGCGTCCCGCGCCCCGCACAGCTGCGCCCGCTGGCCCGCCGCGTCGAGCGTCGTCAGATCGGGGTGGTCGACCGTGTGGTTCTCGATCCGCGAGGGCCCGTGGTCGAGGAGCGTCCGGAAGTACCCGGCGTCGTACGAGTACGCCCCCGGCAGCACGAACAGCGAAGCCGGAACCTGCCGTTCGAGCAGCAGCCGCTGTGCGGCCGGGTCGTGGTTCCAGCCGTCGTCGATCGTGATGAAGACGACCGGCTTGTCGGTCTGGACGTGGGTGACGACGGGCACCGGCTCGGGCCAGTCCGCCCGCGCGGGCCCGGCCGGCCCGGCGAGCACCAGCAGAGGAACGAGCAGGGCGAACGCGGCGCGGGCCACGGAGGCGACGCGCGCTGTGCGGGGTCTCGGCATGGCGGCATCATTGGTCTGGACCATCAATCTTGTCAACGGTCCTGCCGCAGAAGCCGGTTGCGCCGGTGACCGGCCGAGCCCCCGCACAGCCCGCCCGGGCCTACTCCTGCGCCAGCACCGCCCGCAGCTGGTCGAGCCCCCAGTCCAGGTCCTCCTTGCTGATCACCAGGGGCGGGGCGATCCGGATCGTCGAGCCATGGGTGTCCTTGACCAGGACGCCCCGGTCCATCAGCTGCTCGGAGATCTGCCGGCCCGTCCCGTACGACGGGTTGATGTCGACGCCCGCCCACAGGCCGCGCCCGCGCACCGCCTCGACCGCGCCGGTACCGGCCAGCAGGCCCAGCTCGTGGTGGAGGTGCTCACCGAGCTCGGTCGCCCGCTGCTGGTACTCACCGGTGCGCAGCATCGCGATGACCTCCAGGCCGACCGCACACGCCAGCGGGTTGCCGCCGAAGGTCGACCCGTGCTCGCCGGGGCGGAACACCCCGAGCACCTCCGCCGAGCCCACCACGGCCGAGACCGGCACGACCCCGCCGCCGAGCGCCTTGCCCAGCACATACAGATCGGGCACCACGTCCTCGTGCTCGCACGCGAACGTCTTCCCGGTCCGGCCGAGACCCGACTGGATCTCGTCCGCGATGAACAGCACGTTCCGCTCCTGCGTCAACTTCCGTACGCCCGGCAGATATCCGTGCGGCGGCACCAGCACCCCGGCCTCGCCCTGGATCGGTTCGAGCAGCACCGCCACGGTGTTCTCCGTGACGGCCGCCGAGAGCGCGGTCAGGTCCCCGTACGGCACGATCTCGAACCCCGGGGTGTACGGCCCGTAGTCCGCGCGGGCCTCCGGGTCCGTGGAGAAGCTGACGATCGTGGTCGTGCGCCCGTGGAAGTTGTTGGCGGCGACCACGATCTTCGCCATCCCGTCCGGCACCCCCTTGACCCGGTACCCCCACTTCCGGGCGGTCTTCACGGCCGTCTCGACAGCCTCCGCCCCGGTGTTCATGGGCAGCACCATCTCCTTGCCGCACAACTCGGCCAGCTGCCCGCAGAACTCGGCGAACCGGTCGTGGTGGAACGCCCTCGACGTCAGCGTCACTCTCTCCAGCTGGGCCTTGGCCGCGTCGATCAGCCTGCGGTTGCCGTGCCCGAAGTTCAGCGCCGAGTACCCGGCGAGCATGTCGAGGAAGCGGCGCCCCTCGACATCGGTCATCCACGCGCCCTCGGCCGTGGCGACGACGACGGGCAGCGGATGGTAGTTGTGCGCACTGTGAGCCTCGGCAGAGCGGATGGCGTCCGATGTAGTCGACACGGGGTCTCCGTTTCATCGTGCGGCGTGGGACGGGGGTAGCGTCCAGTTTCTATCGTCGCTCGGATGCTGGACGAGGAAACCTTGATTCCCGGCGCGCCCGTTAGGGTGGGTGGTACGTACGGCGACTGGCGAACGGGGAAGCGACCCCGGGGAAGCCGTGCGTGACATGCGCACGAGGTGCCGCCCGCCTGGGCACCCGGGACCACGACGGACCCCGGAGGATGCCATGAGCCTGCCCCTTTCCCACCCGGCCCTTTCCGCCACCGACCCCGAACTCGCCGCGCTCGTCGCCGCCGAGGAACGGCTGCAGTCGGACACCCTGCGGCTGATCCCCAGCGAGAACTACGTCTCGCAGGCCGTCCTCGAAGCCTCCGGCACGGTGCTGCAGAACAAGTACAGCGAGGGCTACTCGGGGCGCCGGTACTACGAGGGCCAGCAGAACATCGACCAGGTCGAGACGCTCGCCGTGGAGCGGGCGAAGACGCTGTTCGGCGTCGAGCACGCCAACGTCCAGCCCTACTCCGGCTCGCCCGCCAACCTCGCCGTCTACCTCGCCTTCGCCGAGCCCGGCGACACCGTGATGGGCATGGCCCTGCCGATGGGCGGCCACCTCACCCACGGCTGGGGCGTCTCCGCGACCGGCAAGTGGTTCCGCGGCGTCCAGTACGGCGTACGCCACGACACCGGCCTCATCGACTTCGACGAGGTGCGCGAACTCGCCCTCAAGGAACGGCCGAAGATCATTTTCTGTGGCGGCACCGCCCTGCCCCGCACCATCGACTTCGCGGCCTTCGCGGAGATCGCCCGGGAGGCGGGCTCCGTCCTGGTCGCCGACGTCGCGCACATCGCGGGCCTGATCGCGGGTGGCGCCCACCCGTCCCCGGTCCCGCACGCGGACGTCATCTCCACGACCACCCACAAGACCCTGCGCGGCCCGCGCGGCGCGATGCTCATGTCCCGTGAGCAGCACGCCAAGGCCATCGACAAGGCCGTCTTCCCCGGCCTCCAGGGCGGCCCGCACAACCAGACCACCGCCGCGATCGCCGTCGCCCTCCACGAGGCGGCCCAGCCCTCCTTCCGTGACTACGCCCAGGCCGTCGTCGCCAACGCCGGGGCCCTCGCCGAGCAGCTCCTCGCGCGCGGCTTCGACCTGGTCTCGGGCGGCACCGACAACCATCTGATCCTGATGGACCTCACCCCCAAGGACGTCCCGGGCAAGGTCGCCGCCAAGGCCCTCGACCGGGCCGGGATCGTCGTCAACTACAACACCGTCCCGTACGACCCGAGGAAGCCGTTCGACCCCTCGGGCATCCGGATCGGCACCCCCTCCCTCACCTCCCGCGGTCTCGGTACGCAGCACATGGCGGCCGTGGCCGAGTGGATCGACCGGGGCGTCACCGCGGCCCGCGCCGGCGACGAGGACGCCCTCGCGGTCATCCGCGCCGAGGTGGCCGAGCTGATGGCCGCGTTCCCGGCACCGGGCCTCCCGACGGACTAGGACCTGGCCGTCGGATCCGGGCGGCTTCGGCCCTAGCCGCCACCGCCCGGCGGCCCTAAGCACCACCGCCCCGGCGATCCGGCTCGGCCCGGCCGTCTCGGTCGTCTCCGCCGTCCATGTCTCGCAGCTCCTGGCGCGGTCCGTCGTCGCGGCTTCGCCAGGAGGCGGCGACCGTCGCCGGGAGCCGGGTCGCCCACGGGCGTATGAGCAGGGCCAGCGCGGCCCCGATGGTCAGACCCGGCAGGGCCCACCACCAGCCGGTCGCCGTCGAGTCGTCGGAGACGGACAGCCCGGCCCAGCCGGATCCCTCGTTCCGCGCGCTCTCGCTGCCCGACGCCTCAGCCGTCTCCTCCCGGGGCTCGGCCGGCGGTGTCGTCCACTCCTGTGGCGCCACCCCGGTCGAGCCGTTGCCGGTGACCGGGCCCATCACCCCCAGTTTCGTCAGCAGCGCCCGTAGTTCGGCGGGTCGCTGGGCGCGGTGCCAGTAGCCGTTGAAGGTGCGGGGGACGTCGGCCGCCGTATGTATCCAGACGGTGGTGGTGTCGTCGCTGGTGAAGACGCGGTCCAGCCGCCAGGGATTCATGTCGTGGACCATCCACGTCACATTGATCTGGCGGGACCGCATCGCCGCGTCCAGCGACGGCGGGCGCTCCTTCTGGCCCTGGTTCGGCTCGCCGAGCAGGACCATGAGGGTCGAGTAGTCCGTGTCCGAGTGGTAGCGCGCGGCCGTCTGCCTGCTCTCCGGCGACACGATCAGCACGCTGGTCGGGCCGCCCGCGTGTGCGGCCGGTGCGAAGAGCAGCCCCAGTGCCCCAGCCACGGCGAGGGACAGGATCCCCCGCACCACGGCCCCGCCGCGCCTCCGCCTGCCCGGGCAGCAGCCCCGGCCCCGCCGTGCCCACTCGCTGGGCCTTCGCACCGCCGAGCCCCGGCCCCGTACCGCCGCGACGCCTGCTCCTTCTCCTGCTCTTGCCCTTGTGCCTGTCCCCGCCCCTGCCCGTACTCCTCGCCACCGCATGGGATCCCCCAGCCGACCCCGGTACGGGCCCTCCGTACCGCGTCACTTCTGGTACACCGGCCGAGGCGTCGGGGTTCCCGGTTTCAGGGGGTGGAATCCGCGGAATCCGCGATCTCCTGCGCCCGGGACTTCGAGGACACGCCCTCAAGGCGCAGGGTCAGCTCGCCGTGCGCCTGCCAGACCAGCGTCGGGCCCGCGGTCCGCACCACCGGCGCGTACGCCCGCCCGTCCGGGTTCTGCAGGAGCATCCGCAGCTCATGGGTCTCCCCGAACCACAGCGCCGAGTCCTGGCCGTGCACCCGGGCCGATTCCCAGGGCACCGGGGTCGTCTTGTAGAAGAGCGGGGAGATCGTCGCCCGGAACTCGTCGATCCGGATCGTCCGGCCGCCGGTCGGGTGCCAGCACACCGACAGGATCCGGCGGTCCGCCGAGACCGAGGCGCCCGCAGGCTTGCCCAGCGCCGACGGCAGCAGCGGATCGAACCCGGCCCGCGCCGCCGCCTCCCGCACCGAGAGCGGTCCCGTCCCGTCCGTGCACCCCGGCACCTCGCCGCCGGGCGATCCGGCGCGCGACGCCGTGGGGTCGACCCGGGCGGCCACGCCGCCGAAGCCGAACCAGTCGGCCACCGCCGCCCGGACCGGGGGAGTGAGTACGAGTATCACCAGCAGGCCCGAGAGCGCGGCCGCGAGGGCGCGCCGGCGGCGCCGGGCCCAGGCGCGGGCCCGTGCCCATCGCCCCGGCGGCTCGGCCACCGGCACCGGCACGTGCTCCGCGAGGATCCTGGCCAGCACCCGCTCAGCCATCGACTCGCCGTCCACATCGGGCACGCGGATGCCGCGGCCCAGCGCCCGCAGTTCCTCCGGCAGCGACGCACCACCAGTGGCGTCGCCGTCCTCGCGACGGCCGTCGTCGCCCTCACTCATGCTTCTCCCCACCTCCTCCCAGGACGTCCGGTGGCAGGATCCGGCCCAGCTTCCGCAGCGCCCGGTTGAGCCGGGACTTCACCGTGCCGCGCGCCCAGCCCAGCGCGGCCGCTGTCTCCGCCTCGTCCATCTCCAGGAGATAGCGGCAGGTCACGACCTGGCGGTGCTCCTCGCTCAGCTCGTCGAGCGCGGCCGTGAGCTGTGCCCGGCGCTCCTCCTCGACCGCGGCGACCGCCGGGTCCGCCGATTCCGGTATCAACGGTTCGGCCTCCGTCAGCGCCGCCTCCCGGCCCGTGGCGGCGCGGTGGCGGGCCGAGGAGCGCACTGTGTTCCTCGTCTCATTCACCACGATCCGTATCAGCCAGGGCCGGAACGGGGAGCCGTCCCGGAAGCGGCCCAGAGTGCAGTACGCCTTGAAGAACGCGGACTGCACCACGTCCTCCGCGTCCGCCCCCGCGCCGAACGCCGCCGCCACCCGCAGGGCCGGGGCCGTGTGGGCGCGCACCAGCTCGGCGTACGCCTCCGCCTCCCCGGCGCGTACGCGTGCGATCACCGCGGCCTCGTCGACGTCGATCCGGCCCCCCTCCCGCGTCCTCACACCTCAGATACACCGCCCGCCCCGGATCGGTTCCCACCTGTTCCGGACAAGCTTCCGGAGCCTGTGCGGACCCGTTCGTGTGGCGCCCTCGATGCGGTCCACGACCCGGCCCTCGATCCGGTCCTCGACCCGGTCCACGAGCCGTTCGTGGGTTCGTCCCGGGTCCCGTGCGCCGGTTCGTATCCACAACCGTTTCCGAGCTGTCGGCGCCACCTGAGAGAATGATGTGCATGGCCTCTGATCGCCCGCCCGTCGCCCACCACCACCCTCAAGGGAATGGCTTCGCCATGCAGCATCGCCCGCGAGTGCTCTCCGGAATCCAGCCCACCGCAGGCTCGTTCCACCTCGGCAACTACCTCGGCGCGGTCCGCCAGTGGGTGGCGCTGCAGGAGTCCCACGACGCGTTCTACATGGTCGTGGACCTGCATGCGATCACCGTTCCGCAGGACCCGAAGGAGCTGCGCGCCAACACGCGGCTCGCCGCGGCGCAGCTGCTCGCCGCCGGGCTCGACCCGGAGCGCTGCACGCTCTTCGTGCAGAGCCACGTGCCGGAGCACGCCCAGCTCGCCTGGGTCATGAACTGCCTGGCGGGCTTCGGCGAGGCGTCCCGTATGACGCAGTTCAAGGACAAGTCGGCGAAGCAGGGCGCCGACCGCGCCACCGTCGGCCTCTTCACGTACCCGATCCTCCAGGTCGCGGACATCCTGCTCTACCAGGCCAACGAGGTCCCGGTCGGCGAGGACCAGCGCCAGCACGTCGAGCTCACCCGTGACCTGGCCGAGCGGTTCAACGGCCGGTTCGGGGAGACGTTCAGGATCCCGGCGCCGTACATCCTCAAGGAGACGGCGAAGATCTACGACCTGCAGGACCCGTCGATCAAGATGAGCAAGTCGGCGTCCACGCCGAAGGGCCTGATCAACCTGCTCGACGAGCCGAAGACCACGGCCAAGAAGGTCAAGAGCGCGGTCACCGACACGGACACGGTGATCAAGTACGACGCCGTGAACAAGCCGGGCGTCTCCAACCTGCTGACCATCTACTCCACCCTCACCGGCAAGACGATCGCCGAGCTGGAGACGGAGTACGAGGGCAAGATGTACGGGGCGCTGAAGACGGACCTCGCCGAGGTGATGGTGGAGTTCGTCACGCCGTTCCGGGACCGGACGCAGGAATATCTGGACGACCCCGAGACGCTGGACTCTGTCCTGGCCAAGGGTGCGGAGAAGGCGCGGGCGGTCGCCGCCGAGACGCTGGCCACGGCATATGAGCGGGTCGGGTTCCTGCCCGCCAAGCACTGAGCAGCACCGAGGCGCGGGGCGTGAGGGCGCGCGGCACGCGCGCGTGGCACGCGCCCCGGGTCGTGCCACGGGCCGTGTGACCTGTGGCCCGGCCAAGGGCTCTGGTCAGAACGGCGGCGCGCCCGCCACACTGCACACTGACGGACACAGACGTACCCGGACAACGACGGAGGAGAACGACGTGGGGACCGTAACGCTCGGCGTTTCGATCGCGGTCCCGGAGCCGTACGGCAGCCTGCTCCAGGAGCGGCGGGCGGGCTTCGGGGATCCCGCCGCGTACGGGATTCCCACGCATGTCACCCTCCTTCCGCCGACCGAGGTCGACGCGGGCTGCCTGCCCGCGATCCGGGCGCATCTGGCCGAGGTCGCGGCGGCCGGGCGGGCCTTTCCGATGCGGCTGTCCGGGACCGGGACGTTCCGGCCGCTGTCGCCGGTGGTGTTCGTGCAGGTCGTCGAGGGCGGGGCGGACTGTGCGTGGCTGCAGCAGCGGGTGCGGGACGAGGCCGGGCCGCTCGTGCGCGAGCTGCACTTTCCGTACCACCCGCATGTGACGGTGGCGCACGGGATCTCCGAGGAGGGGATGGACCGGGCGTTCGCCGAGCTGGCGGGGTTCGAGGCGGAGTGGACGTGTGGGGGGTTCGCTCTGTACGAGCAGGGTGTGGACGGGGTGTGGCGGAAGCTGTACGAGTACGGATTCGGGCTGAGCGGGGTGCCGGTTCAGGGGGGATCGCGGGACGAGCCGTCTGTGCGGGCCTGAGGGTTTCCCCACCCCGCCCCTTCCCTTAACCCTCCGGGGGTGGGTGGGGATGAAGGTGGTTTCCCGGGGGCTTCGCCCCCGGACCCCCGTTTGCGGGGGCTCCGCCCCCTGCACCCCTGGCGGGGCTGCGCCCCTGCCCCCGCATACCGGGTAGCCCTACACCGGCAGCCGTCTGAAAATCGGGCGCGGCACATGCCTCAGTGCCGACATCACCACCCTCAGCGTTCCCGGGACCCACACCACCTCCGACCGTCTTCTCAGGCCCGTCTCGATGGCCTCCGCCACTGCCTCCGGTGTCGTGGCCAGGGGGGCCTCCGGGAGGCCCAGGGTCATCTTGGTGCGGACGAAGCCGGGGCGGACCACCATGACGTGGACGCCTGAGCCGTGGAGGGCGTCGCCCAGGCCCTGGGCGAAGGCGTCCAGGCCCGCCTTGCTGGAGCCGTAGATGAAGTTGGCGCGGCGGGCGCGTTCGCCCGCTACCGAGGAGAGGACCACCAGGGAGCCGTGGCCCTGGGTCTGCAGGGCCTTCGCGCAGATCAGGGACGCCGAGACCGCGCCCGTGTAGTTGGTCTGGGCGACCCGTACCGCCGCCAGGGGCGCGCCCTCGTCCCGTACCTGGTCGCCCAGGATCCCGAACGCCAGCAGGACCATGTCGATGTCGCCCTGGGCGAAGACCTTGCCCAGGGCCGTCTCGTGCGACGCCGCGTCCAGCGCGTCGAAGGCGAGGGTGTGCACGTCCGCGCCGAGCTCGCGCAGCTCCGCCGCGGCCGCGTCCAGCGCGGGGGACGGGCGGCCGGCCAGCCAGACCGTACGGGTGCGGCGGGCCACCAGGCGGCGCGCCGTGGCCAGGCCGATCTCGGAGGTGCCGCCCAGGACCAGCAGGGACTGGGGGGTGCCGAATGCGTCCTTCATCTCGTAACTCCTCAGTAAAGGGGGGCCGTTAGAGGTTTAGGCGGCGGGAGAGGTCCGAGGTGAAGACCCCTTCTGGGTCCAATGTGCGGCGCAGAGCGCGGAAATCGGGGAGTCGGGGATACATGCCCTCCAGTACCTCCGGGCGCACCCTCGCGTCCTTCGCCAGGTAGACGCGGCCGCCCGCGCCCGCCACCTCCTCGTCCAGCTCGTCCAGGAAGCCGCCCAGGCCCGGCAGGCCCGCCGGGATGTCCAGGGCCAGGGTCCAGCCGGGGAGCGGGAAGGAGAGCCAGCCGGGGTCGGCCTCGCCGAAGCGCTTGAGGACCGCCAGGAAGGACGGGCAGCCCCGGTGCGCGATCCGGCGCACCACGCGGCGCAGGGCTTCCTCCTGGCCGTGGCCGACCACGAACTGGTACTGGACGAAGCCGCCCCTGCCGTAGACCCGGTTCCAGTGCGGGACGCCGTCCAGGGGGTGGAAGAACTTGGGGATGGGCTGGAGTTCGGCCGTGCGGAGTTTCGGTGATGTTCGGTACCAGAGTTCGTTGAACGCCGATACCGAGGTCCGGGTGAGCAGGCGCTCGGGGAGGTGGCGCGGCATGGGAGGCAGGTGGGGCGCGTTGAAGCGCAGAGGGGTGCGACGGGCGCGCGGGGACAGCGCGTCCAGCGGGGCGTGGTCGCCCCTCGTCAGGACCGCGCGGCCCGTCCTGGCGCCCCGGGCCAGCAGGTCGATCCACGCCACCGAGTAGCGGTAGCGGTGGTCCGTCGCCGACAGTCGCGCCATCAAGTCGTCCAGGTCCGCCGCCCGTTCCGTGTCCACCGACATCAAGGACGTCTGTACGGGGTGGAGTTGGAGCTCGGCCGAGAGGATCACCCCGGTCAGGCCCATTCCGCCCGCCGTCGCCCGGAAGAGTTCGTCGGTGGGCTTCAGCGTGCGGACCTCGCCGTCCGCCGTCAGCAGGTCGAGCGCGCGGACATGGCGCGAGAACGCGCCCGAGCCGTGATGGTTCTTGCCGTGGATGTCCGCGCCGATCGCGCCGCCGACCGTGACGTACCGCGTCCCGGGCGTCACCGGCACGAACCAGCCCAGCGGCAGCAGGACTTCCATCAGGCGGTGCAGGCTGACGCCCGCCTCGCAGACCACCACGCCCGCCTCGGCGTCGATCGTGCGGACGTGGTCGAGGCCGGTCATGTCCAGGACGGCGCCGCCCGCGTTCTGCGCCGCGTCGCCGTACGCCCGGCCCAGGCCCCGTGCGATGGACCCGCGCGTCCCGCCCGCGAGGACCGCGGCCACCGCCTCCTCGTACGTACGCGGGCGGACCAGCCGGGCGGCCGTCGGGGCGGTGCGGCCCCAGCCGGTCACGGGGGTGGGGGGAGTGGCGGCAGGCATGGGAGCGACCGTAACGGTGGTTCTGTTCTCTGTGCGGTGTTATGCCCTATTCATTGTGATACTCACCGAAATGGGTGATTGAGTGAGTGTCAAGCGGCATTGACGCGCATCTGGCGTCGCCGCCGGGGAGAGTCGCGTACGGCTGACGGCCGATCGGCGGGACTGTCTCACGGAACTGGGGTGGCGGATGCGGTACTCCGACGCGGACCACCGGCTGCTGTCGGCGCTGCGCGACTGCGGGGCGCAGCCACGGGTGGCCGCCGTCGCCCGCGCGTTCTCGCTCGCCG
Protein-coding sequences here:
- a CDS encoding glutathionylspermidine synthase family protein — encoded protein: MQRHRIDPRPGWQQTVEAQGLIYPLTRYPDDSLRPYWDESAYYSFTLPEVEALEEVVEELHGMCLAAAAHIVERNRFADLGITDPALAARVAESWHRRSELPSIYARFDLRYDGTGPAKMLEYNADTPTSLVEAASPQWFWMEERFPGADQWNSLHERLIAAWKRQAPLLPPGPLHFAHSDDDELGEDLMTVAYLRETAEQAGIETAALSVERIGWDSLTGRFVDDRLRFIRSCFKLYPWEWLTTDRFAPQVLETLDNGGGTGSTCWIEPAWKMLLSNKALLAILWELFPGHPNLLPAYLDGPRELARTAGYVSKPLLGREGAGVEIHAPGAPPVLRDEPACYQALSPLPDFDGNRVVLGAWVVEDEAAGLGIRESSGPITDEYARFIPHVIR
- a CDS encoding polysaccharide deacetylase family protein; translation: MPRPRTARVASVARAAFALLVPLLVLAGPAGPARADWPEPVPVVTHVQTDKPVVFITIDDGWNHDPAAQRLLLERQVPASLFVLPGAYSYDAGYFRTLLDHGPSRIENHTVDHPDLTTLDAAGQRAQLCGARDAHLKQFGDGPRLARPPYGTYDDTTRTTARACGSKALVTWTYDLTTWGQWTPPTPELKAGDIVLLHFNDTVAADLTRALAAADAAGLRPAPLRDYIAE
- the rocD gene encoding ornithine--oxo-acid transaminase, which codes for MSTTSDAIRSAEAHSAHNYHPLPVVVATAEGAWMTDVEGRRFLDMLAGYSALNFGHGNRRLIDAAKAQLERVTLTSRAFHHDRFAEFCGQLAELCGKEMVLPMNTGAEAVETAVKTARKWGYRVKGVPDGMAKIVVAANNFHGRTTTIVSFSTDPEARADYGPYTPGFEIVPYGDLTALSAAVTENTVAVLLEPIQGEAGVLVPPHGYLPGVRKLTQERNVLFIADEIQSGLGRTGKTFACEHEDVVPDLYVLGKALGGGVVPVSAVVGSAEVLGVFRPGEHGSTFGGNPLACAVGLEVIAMLRTGEYQQRATELGEHLHHELGLLAGTGAVEAVRGRGLWAGVDINPSYGTGRQISEQLMDRGVLVKDTHGSTIRIAPPLVISKEDLDWGLDQLRAVLAQE
- the glyA gene encoding serine hydroxymethyltransferase, with product MSLPLSHPALSATDPELAALVAAEERLQSDTLRLIPSENYVSQAVLEASGTVLQNKYSEGYSGRRYYEGQQNIDQVETLAVERAKTLFGVEHANVQPYSGSPANLAVYLAFAEPGDTVMGMALPMGGHLTHGWGVSATGKWFRGVQYGVRHDTGLIDFDEVRELALKERPKIIFCGGTALPRTIDFAAFAEIAREAGSVLVADVAHIAGLIAGGAHPSPVPHADVISTTTHKTLRGPRGAMLMSREQHAKAIDKAVFPGLQGGPHNQTTAAIAVALHEAAQPSFRDYAQAVVANAGALAEQLLARGFDLVSGGTDNHLILMDLTPKDVPGKVAAKALDRAGIVVNYNTVPYDPRKPFDPSGIRIGTPSLTSRGLGTQHMAAVAEWIDRGVTAARAGDEDALAVIRAEVAELMAAFPAPGLPTD
- a CDS encoding RNA polymerase sigma factor gives rise to the protein MRTREGGRIDVDEAAVIARVRAGEAEAYAELVRAHTAPALRVAAAFGAGADAEDVVQSAFFKAYCTLGRFRDGSPFRPWLIRIVVNETRNTVRSSARHRAATGREAALTEAEPLIPESADPAVAAVEEERRAQLTAALDELSEEHRQVVTCRYLLEMDEAETAAALGWARGTVKSRLNRALRKLGRILPPDVLGGGGEKHE
- the trpS gene encoding tryptophan--tRNA ligase, whose translation is MQHRPRVLSGIQPTAGSFHLGNYLGAVRQWVALQESHDAFYMVVDLHAITVPQDPKELRANTRLAAAQLLAAGLDPERCTLFVQSHVPEHAQLAWVMNCLAGFGEASRMTQFKDKSAKQGADRATVGLFTYPILQVADILLYQANEVPVGEDQRQHVELTRDLAERFNGRFGETFRIPAPYILKETAKIYDLQDPSIKMSKSASTPKGLINLLDEPKTTAKKVKSAVTDTDTVIKYDAVNKPGVSNLLTIYSTLTGKTIAELETEYEGKMYGALKTDLAEVMVEFVTPFRDRTQEYLDDPETLDSVLAKGAEKARAVAAETLATAYERVGFLPAKH